In one Spirosoma rigui genomic region, the following are encoded:
- a CDS encoding AraC family transcriptional regulator, with amino-acid sequence MKRVSPKPLDISRHLRSRRLEQEVENRTAYTIDTAELNIYETQHIAEQVELTFTSPVLASMIRGKKVMHLPGTPSFDFLPGESVIVPGQETMRIDFPEAQTQNPTQCLALAIAPDKVKQVTDLLNDQAPLVDNAQGWQFGQHNFFLTNDVPIHQLISRLIYIFTENNKAKEVFANLVLQELVVRLMQTQARSILLSPETSFSNINRLAHVAQYINKHLNRSLQIRELADEACMSEPNFYRTFKNTFGMTPVDYINQQRIALASKLLRTTNRCLADVSLECGFNNLTYFMKLFRREIGLSPAQYRKQILPA; translated from the coding sequence GCCATCTGCGTTCCCGGCGTCTGGAGCAGGAAGTCGAAAACCGGACGGCTTACACCATCGATACGGCCGAGCTGAACATCTACGAAACCCAGCATATTGCCGAACAGGTGGAGCTGACGTTCACCAGCCCGGTGCTCGCCAGCATGATCCGGGGCAAGAAGGTAATGCACTTGCCAGGTACCCCTTCGTTCGATTTTCTGCCCGGTGAATCGGTCATTGTTCCCGGCCAGGAAACCATGCGCATCGACTTTCCCGAAGCCCAGACCCAGAACCCTACCCAGTGCCTGGCGCTGGCCATTGCGCCGGACAAGGTCAAGCAGGTTACCGACCTCCTCAACGACCAGGCCCCCCTCGTCGACAACGCCCAGGGCTGGCAGTTTGGGCAGCATAACTTCTTCCTGACCAATGATGTGCCCATTCACCAGCTCATCAGCCGGCTGATCTACATTTTCACCGAGAACAACAAAGCGAAAGAAGTCTTCGCCAACCTTGTCCTGCAGGAACTGGTCGTTCGGCTGATGCAAACCCAGGCACGCAGTATTCTTTTGAGTCCCGAAACATCGTTTTCCAACATCAACCGGCTGGCGCACGTAGCGCAGTACATCAACAAGCACCTGAACCGCAGTCTCCAGATCAGGGAGCTGGCCGACGAGGCCTGCATGAGCGAACCGAACTTTTACCGGACGTTCAAAAATACGTTCGGCATGACACCCGTCGATTACATCAACCAGCAACGGATTGCGCTGGCGTCGAAACTGCTACGTACAACCAACCGCTGTCTGGCCGATGTCAGTCTGGAATGCGGCTTCAACAACCTAACCTATTTCATGAAGCTGTTCCGCCGGGAAATTGGCCTTTCGCCCGCGCAGTACCGCAAGCAGATTCTGCCCGCCTGA